A single genomic interval of Homo sapiens chromosome 7, GRCh38.p14 Primary Assembly harbors:
- the CHRM2 gene encoding muscarinic acetylcholine receptor M2 isoform X1, translating to MNNSTNSSNNSLALTSPYKTFEVVFIVLVAGSLSLVTIIGNILVMVSIKVNRHLQTVNNYFLFSLACADLIIGVFSMNLYTLYTVIGYWPLGPVVCDLWLALDYVVSNASVMNLLIISFDRYFCVTKPLTYPVKRTTKMAGMMIAAAWVLSFILWAPAILFWQFIVGVRTVEDGECYIQFFSNAAVTFGTAIAAFYLPVIIMTVLYWHISRASKSRIKKDKKEPVANQDPVSPSLVQGRIVKPNNNNMPSSDDGLEHNKIQNGKAPRDPVTENCVQGEEKESSNDSTSVSAVASNMRDDEITQDENTVSTSLGHSKDENSKQTCIRIGTKTPKSDSCTPTNTTVEVVGSSGQNGDEKQNIVARKIVKMTKQPAKKKPPPSREKKVTRTILAILLAFIITWAPYNVMVLINTFCAPCIPNTVWTIGYWLCYINSTINPACYALCNATFKKTFKHLLMCHYKNIGATR from the coding sequence ATGAATAACTCAACAAACTCCTCTAACAATAGCCTGGCTCTTACAAGTCCTTATAAGACATTTGAAGTGGTGTTTATTGTCCTGGTGGCTGGATCCCTCAGTTTGGTGACCATTATCGGGAACATCCTAGTCATGGTTTCCATTAAAGTCAACCGCCACCTCCAGACCGTCAACAATTACTTTTTATTCAGCTTGGCCTGTGCTGACCTTATCATAGGTGTTTTCTCCATGAACTTGTACACCCTCTACACTGTGATTGGTTACTGGCCTTTGGGACCTGTGGTGTGTGACCTTTGGCTAGCCCTGGACTATGTGGTCAGCAATGCCTCAGTTATGAATCTGCTCATCATCAGCTTTGACAGGTACTTCTGTGTCACAAAACCTCTGACCTACCCAGTCAAGCGGACCACAAAAATGGCAGGTATGATGATTGCAGCTGCCTGGGTCCTCTCTTTCATCCTCTGGGCTCCAGCCATTCTCTTCTGGCAGTTCATTGTAGGGGTGAGAACTGTGGAGGATGGGGAGTGCTACATTCAGTTTTTTTCCAATGCTGCTGTCACCTTTGGTACGGCTATTGCAGCCTTCTATTTGCCAGTGATCATCATGACTGTGCTATATTGGCACATATCCCGAGCCAGCAAGAGCAGGATAAAGAAGGACAAGAAGGAGCCTGTTGCCAACCAAGACCCCGTTTCTCCAAGTCTGGTACAAGGAAGGATAGTGAAGCCAAACAATAACAACATGCCCAGCAGTGACGATGGCCTGGAGCACAACAAAATCCAGAATGGCAAAGCCCCCAGGGATCCTGTGACTGAAAACTGTGttcagggagaggagaaggagagctCCAATGACTCCACCTCAGTCAGTGCTGTTGCCTCTAATATGAGAGATGATGAAATAACCCAGGATGAAAACACAGTTTCCACTTCCCTGGGCCATTCCAAAGATGAGAACTCTAAGCAAACATGCATCAGAATTGGCACCAAGACCCCAAAAAGTGACTCATGTACCCCAACTAATACCACCGTGGAGGTAGTGGGGTCTTCAGGTCAGAATGGAGATGAAAAGCAGAATATTGTAGCCCGCAAGATTGTGAAGATGACTAAGCAGCCTGCAAAAAAGAAGCCTCCTCCTTCCCGGGAAAAGAAAGTCACCAGGACAATCTTGGCTATTCTGTTGGCTTTCATCATCACTTGGGCCCCATACAATGTCATGGTGCTCATTAACACCTTTTGTGCACCTTGCATCCCCAACACTGTGTGGACAATTGGTTACTGGCTTTGTTACATCAACAGCACTATCAACCCTGCCTGCTATGCACTTTGCAATGCCACCTTCAAGAAGACCTTTAAACACCTTCTCATGTGTCATTATAAGAACATAGGCGCTACAAggtaa